GTCCTTGCCCACGTCGATCTCCACCACGTCGTAGCCCATCCCCTTGAGGGCGCCCGACACCGCGGCGCCCGTGCGCAGCGACACCTCGCGCTCGCTGGAGAGGCCGCCATACAGCACGCCGACGCGCTTGGCCTTCAACTCAGCGGGGGTGAAGCCTCGGGGACCGGTGGTCATGGCAGGAAGACTCCGACGAATTTGACTTCGCGGTGCATGACGACGCCGGAGGCTTCCTTCACCCGCTCTTGCATCAGGGTGATGAGGCCCCGCACGTCGCGAGCGGCCGCGCCGCCCAGGTTGACGATCCAGTTCGCGTGCAGGGTGGACACCTGCGCGCGCCCCAGGGTGTGCCCCTTCAGGCCCACGAGTTCAATGAGCCGCCCGGCGTGGTCGCCCGGCGGGTTGGTGAACACGCTGCCGAAGTTGGGCTGACTCAAGGGCTGCGTGCGCTTGCGGTAGCCCAGGTCCGCGTCCATGGCCGCCTTGCTGGCCACGACATCGCCCTTGGGAAGATGGAAGCGCACGCGGGTGACGATACCTCCGGCGGGCAGCGTGGCGTGACGGTAGGTGTGAGGCACCTGCGCTTTCGTCAGCCACCCCACTCCGTCCGCGGTGGCGACCTCAATCGCCTCCACCACGCGGAAGCATTCGCCGTTCTTGGTGCCGGCGTTCATGGTGACCGCGCCGCCCAGGGTGCCGGGGATGCCCGCGAGGAACTCCGCGCCCACCAGGCCCTGCGCGCGCATCACGTTGACCAGCCGCGCAATGGCCGCGCCCGTGCCCAGCGTCACCCGGCCGTCGTCCGGGCCCACGTCCAGGCCTTCCGGGAACAAATCCGGGGGCAGCTTCACGGTGAGCCCCGGCACGCCGCCGTCGCCCACCAGCGTGTTGGCCCCGCCGCCCAGCACCGTCACGGGGATGCCCTCGTCGCGGGCCAGGCGCAGCAAGTCCACCAGCGCGTCCGGTGAGCGCGGGCGCACCAGCGCCTCCGCCGGTCCGCCCACGCGCACGCTGATGAGCGGCG
The sequence above is drawn from the Corallococcus sp. NCRR genome and encodes:
- the murB gene encoding UDP-N-acetylmuramate dehydrogenase, coding for MQPGEVTPLAARVARLPGLDVKPGEPLAPLISVRVGGPAEALVRPRSPDALVDLLRLARDEGIPVTVLGGGANTLVGDGGVPGLTVKLPPDLFPEGLDVGPDDGRVTLGTGAAIARLVNVMRAQGLVGAEFLAGIPGTLGGAVTMNAGTKNGECFRVVEAIEVATADGVGWLTKAQVPHTYRHATLPAGGIVTRVRFHLPKGDVVASKAAMDADLGYRKRTQPLSQPNFGSVFTNPPGDHAGRLIELVGLKGHTLGRAQVSTLHANWIVNLGGAAARDVRGLITLMQERVKEASGVVMHREVKFVGVFLP